The Argonema galeatum A003/A1 genome includes a window with the following:
- the uvsE gene encoding UV DNA damage repair endonuclease UvsE, with protein MREPIDYRGVTVIETDNGQVRRFRTYYHSVAFLPEGAKIMNSTTISKQSPVSTVPQLGLVCITTSDKVRYRALTRKRLLQLAPGEQVRVLRELYADNLIRLNAAIAFCNFHNISLYRVTSALFPFADEPVGEGVLSEFTEKLQHTGSSAKELDIRIVIHPDQFVVLSSDKPEVIENSIKILSTHARIFDLLGLARSPWAIMEIHGGKSDRAERLINVIRNLPEAIRSRLALENDEYAYSASEILEICRATGVPMVFDAHHHIIQEKLDSYDHPSVAEMLAEARTTWPHPEWQLVHISNGCESFNDPHHSDLIAVMPSAYRNAPWIEVEAKLKEQAIEKLRLEWLAQF; from the coding sequence GTGAGAGAACCGATCGACTACCGAGGCGTAACTGTAATAGAAACAGATAACGGACAGGTGCGGCGCTTCCGTACTTATTACCACTCTGTTGCTTTTTTACCAGAAGGCGCAAAAATAATGAACTCAACGACAATCAGCAAACAATCCCCTGTCAGTACTGTGCCGCAGTTAGGATTAGTCTGCATTACGACATCCGACAAGGTACGCTACCGTGCTTTGACACGCAAGCGGTTGTTGCAACTAGCACCCGGAGAACAGGTGCGGGTACTGCGGGAATTGTATGCTGACAACCTGATCCGGCTGAATGCTGCGATCGCATTTTGCAACTTCCATAACATAAGCCTGTATCGCGTCACCTCTGCGCTTTTCCCTTTTGCCGATGAACCTGTTGGCGAAGGAGTACTAAGTGAATTTACGGAAAAGTTGCAACACACAGGCTCTAGCGCTAAAGAACTTGATATCCGTATCGTAATTCACCCAGATCAATTTGTGGTCTTGAGTTCCGATAAACCCGAAGTAATCGAAAACAGTATTAAGATACTCAGCACCCACGCCCGGATTTTCGATCTGCTGGGGTTGGCCCGATCGCCCTGGGCGATTATGGAAATACATGGTGGAAAGAGCGATCGCGCCGAACGTCTTATTAATGTTATCCGCAATTTACCGGAAGCAATTCGCTCCAGATTAGCATTAGAAAACGACGAATACGCCTACAGCGCCTCAGAAATTCTCGAAATTTGTCGCGCCACAGGCGTCCCGATGGTATTTGACGCTCACCACCATATTATTCAGGAAAAACTCGATAGTTACGATCATCCTAGCGTTGCCGAAATGTTAGCAGAAGCACGCACAACTTGGCCGCATCCTGAATGGCAACTCGTCCATATTTCCAATGGATGCGAATCTTTTAACGACCCGCACCACAGCGACTTGATTGCAGTAATGCCAAGTGCCTACCGCAACGCTCCTTGGATAGAAGTTGAGGCTAAGCTGAAAGAGCAAGCTATTGAGAAATTACGGCTGGAGTGGCTTGCTCAATTTTAA
- a CDS encoding DUF4090 family protein → MASETTGADAIDQAIAQGLDFDGSPIPLAKLELYTKVMGLEAGRQRSGVSNTMRSRIVRIGAKHISQSELNQMLIDADFAPLKEKEIAFYYSGK, encoded by the coding sequence ATGGCTTCCGAAACTACAGGCGCAGATGCGATCGATCAAGCTATAGCCCAAGGATTGGACTTTGACGGTTCCCCCATTCCCCTTGCCAAACTCGAACTTTACACAAAGGTGATGGGACTAGAAGCAGGACGGCAAAGAAGCGGTGTATCGAATACGATGCGATCGCGCATTGTTCGCATTGGCGCTAAGCACATTTCCCAGTCAGAACTCAACCAAATGCTAATAGACGCCGACTTTGCCCCTCTCAAAGAGAAAGAAATTGCCTTCTATTATAGCGGAAAGTAA
- a CDS encoding gamma-glutamyltransferase family protein codes for MPSIIAESNQGSNFALLPSSLLNYPYPSGRRVMMGQRGAVATSQPLATLAGMEMLMSGGNAVDAAVAMAIALTVVEPTSNGIGGDAFALVWDGKLHGLNASGKSPQSLPQEAFTGMNNVPETGWLPVTVPGAVSAWRKLWERWGKLPFEQLFAPAIRYAEEGFPVSPVTAQAWKRAERIYLPLTRPEFQPFKEVFFPGNLAPEAGEVWRSELHGRTLRAIASTRGESFYQGEIAQQIANFAADTGGFLTIDDFTTHQPEWVEPICTDYRDLTVWEIPPNGQGIAALMALNILEGFDIAKYPRESIESYHLQIEAMKLAFADTHRYIADSRFMEMPVEHLLNKDYAAERRNLISDNVIPLAEHGIPKGGTVYLAAADGELMVSFIQSNFMGFGSGILVPNTGIALHNRGVGFTLESGHPNQIAGGKRPFHTIIPGFITKDGKPLGPFGVMGGQMQPQGHLQVIVNMVDYGMNPQAALDAPRWHFVSGKTVLLEEAVSQNIAQELMERGHEIRVSKDVGLFGKGQIILRPEKVFFAASEPRADGIALAY; via the coding sequence TTGCCTTCTATTATAGCGGAAAGTAATCAGGGAAGCAACTTCGCCCTCCTTCCCTCATCTCTTCTGAACTACCCCTATCCTTCAGGACGGCGGGTGATGATGGGACAGCGGGGTGCAGTGGCGACAAGTCAACCCCTAGCTACTTTGGCAGGCATGGAAATGCTCATGTCTGGGGGAAATGCGGTAGATGCGGCGGTGGCAATGGCGATCGCACTTACCGTAGTCGAACCCACCTCCAACGGCATTGGTGGCGACGCTTTTGCCTTAGTTTGGGATGGGAAATTGCACGGTTTAAATGCTTCTGGGAAAAGCCCCCAATCTCTTCCCCAAGAAGCATTTACCGGAATGAATAATGTGCCTGAAACCGGATGGTTGCCTGTAACTGTTCCCGGTGCAGTTTCCGCTTGGCGAAAGTTGTGGGAACGTTGGGGAAAGTTACCTTTTGAGCAGTTATTTGCCCCAGCAATTCGCTATGCTGAAGAAGGTTTCCCCGTATCGCCAGTAACGGCACAAGCTTGGAAAAGAGCCGAAAGAATATATTTACCCCTCACTCGTCCTGAGTTTCAGCCTTTTAAAGAGGTATTTTTCCCTGGAAACTTAGCACCAGAGGCGGGGGAAGTTTGGCGAAGCGAGCTGCATGGGAGGACGCTGAGAGCGATCGCATCCACTCGCGGCGAAAGTTTTTATCAAGGAGAAATCGCCCAACAAATTGCTAACTTCGCTGCCGATACTGGTGGTTTCCTAACAATAGATGATTTTACCACACATCAACCAGAATGGGTAGAGCCAATTTGCACAGATTATCGCGATTTAACAGTTTGGGAAATTCCCCCCAACGGACAAGGCATAGCCGCTTTAATGGCTCTCAATATATTAGAAGGTTTTGATATTGCCAAATATCCCCGCGAATCAATCGAAAGCTATCATCTACAAATCGAAGCGATGAAGCTGGCATTTGCCGACACCCATCGTTATATTGCCGACTCCCGCTTTATGGAAATGCCAGTTGAACATCTTTTAAATAAAGATTATGCAGCCGAACGTAGAAATCTAATTAGCGACAATGTTATTCCTCTTGCCGAACATGGTATACCCAAAGGTGGAACCGTCTATCTAGCAGCAGCAGATGGCGAATTGATGGTTTCTTTCATCCAATCTAACTTTATGGGTTTTGGTAGTGGAATACTCGTTCCCAACACTGGAATTGCACTGCATAACCGAGGAGTGGGTTTCACCTTAGAGTCAGGACATCCCAACCAAATAGCAGGGGGAAAACGTCCTTTTCATACAATTATCCCTGGATTTATCACCAAAGATGGCAAACCGTTAGGGCCATTTGGCGTCATGGGAGGGCAAATGCAACCCCAAGGACATCTGCAAGTAATAGTAAATATGGTAGATTATGGGATGAATCCCCAAGCAGCATTAGATGCTCCCAGATGGCATTTTGTATCTGGAAAAACAGTACTTTTAGAGGAGGCAGTTTCTCAAAATATAGCGCAAGAACTTATGGAACGAGGACATGAAATTCGCGTGAGTAAAGATGTGGGATTATTTGGTAAAGGTCAGATTATTTTGCGGCCAGAGAAAGTTTTTTTTGCAGCTTCCGAACCACGCGCTGATGGAATCGCGTTAGCATACTAA
- a CDS encoding SDR family oxidoreductase — MAKTVLITGASQGSGKATALLFARNGYDVVLAARQPDRLETVAQEIQSLGRSALAISTDMGDFQQVQTLVNKALQTFGNIDILINNAGICLTAPMEKTSLSDWQKIMDTNFWGYVYAIQAILPHFLERNTGTIINVGSIGGKMPLPQMTAYCASKYAITGLTESLRLELFPKGIQVCAVHPGVINSNFMERAMFRGGDESETEARRQQMSKLLESSWVSKPEDIANAIWDAVQNKRSEVVVGPTFLATEAYRLFPGLMQWVMSQNVK; from the coding sequence ATGGCTAAAACTGTTCTCATCACTGGTGCTTCTCAAGGAAGTGGCAAAGCAACAGCACTCTTATTTGCGCGTAATGGTTACGATGTTGTTCTAGCAGCACGTCAACCAGATAGATTAGAAACTGTAGCGCAGGAAATACAATCCCTCGGTCGTTCTGCTTTAGCTATTTCTACCGATATGGGAGATTTTCAGCAAGTACAAACCCTGGTAAATAAAGCGCTGCAAACTTTCGGAAATATCGATATTTTGATTAACAACGCAGGCATTTGTCTGACTGCGCCAATGGAGAAAACTTCTCTGAGTGATTGGCAGAAGATTATGGATACCAATTTCTGGGGATATGTGTACGCCATTCAAGCTATTTTACCCCATTTCTTAGAGCGAAATACTGGAACTATTATTAATGTCGGTTCTATTGGTGGAAAAATGCCTCTGCCACAAATGACCGCCTATTGTGCTAGTAAATATGCAATAACTGGGTTAACTGAATCTTTGCGTTTGGAATTATTTCCCAAAGGTATCCAAGTCTGTGCGGTTCATCCTGGAGTGATTAACAGTAATTTTATGGAACGCGCTATGTTTCGCGGAGGGGATGAATCGGAAACTGAGGCGCGTCGTCAGCAGATGAGTAAGTTGCTTGAATCATCTTGGGTGAGTAAACCAGAAGATATTGCCAATGCGATTTGGGATGCAGTTCAAAATAAGCGGTCTGAAGTGGTAGTTGGGCCTACATTTTTGGCAACAGAAGCTTATCGGTTATTTCCCGGTTTGATGCAGTGGGTTATGAGTCAAAACGTGAAGTAG
- a CDS encoding Uma2 family endonuclease: MLLDVRLFTAKEYHFMAEAGIFNPDERVELLAGQIIKMAAKGTAHSAAVTRTENLLRNLLGDLVLIRLQDPVQLDDYSEPEPDIALVIPDQMYYEDHHPNPSEVYLIIEVSDTTLSRDLEFKAGIYARSGIADYWVLDVNNRQLHIFREPSQNGYQSELILSDSGSVSPLAFPNVIITVGEMLRPLSSISF; encoded by the coding sequence ATGCTTTTAGATGTTCGCCTTTTCACAGCTAAAGAATATCATTTTATGGCTGAAGCTGGTATTTTTAACCCAGATGAACGAGTTGAATTACTAGCAGGACAGATAATCAAAATGGCAGCAAAAGGAACAGCTCATAGCGCAGCAGTTACACGGACTGAAAACTTGCTAAGGAATCTTTTAGGAGATCTGGTTTTGATACGTTTACAAGATCCAGTTCAGTTAGATGATTACTCTGAACCAGAACCAGATATTGCTCTTGTTATTCCAGATCAGATGTATTATGAAGACCATCATCCAAATCCTTCAGAAGTTTATCTGATTATTGAGGTTTCAGATACAACTCTCAGTCGAGATCTCGAATTCAAAGCAGGTATTTACGCGAGGTCGGGGATTGCGGATTATTGGGTATTGGATGTTAATAATCGGCAACTGCATATATTTCGAGAACCGAGTCAGAATGGTTATCAAAGTGAGTTGATTTTATCAGATAGTGGGAGCGTTTCACCTTTGGCGTTTCCTAACGTTATCATTACTGTTGGGGAAATGTTGCGACCTTTAAGCTCGATATCTTTTTGA
- the cobK gene encoding precorrin-6A reductase produces the protein MQYQAESSGRLWLIGGTTESSQLAAALAQAQLPCTISVATETARSLYPDVPLLRVWVGRMDAAQIGQFLQEQKIVAVLDASHPYAVEISENAIAASTQLQIPYLRYERPRLERGRGAEGQRGRGAEEQRSRGAEGQRGRGDLSIQNPKIIHLDSFATLVAGEYLEGHRVLLTVGYKALPLFRPWQERSTLFARVLPASISIEAAITAGFTPDRLCAMRPPISADLEKALWRHWQISMVVTKASGASGGEDIKRTLADELGVSLVVIEPPVVEYPQVTSDLSEAIEFCLKYS, from the coding sequence TTGCAGTACCAAGCAGAATCTAGTGGGCGATTGTGGCTGATCGGTGGAACGACCGAAAGTTCACAACTGGCGGCTGCTCTAGCGCAAGCCCAGCTGCCTTGTACGATTTCTGTGGCTACGGAAACCGCGCGATCGCTCTATCCCGATGTGCCTCTGTTGCGTGTCTGGGTGGGGCGTATGGACGCGGCTCAAATTGGGCAATTTTTGCAAGAACAGAAAATTGTGGCGGTTCTGGACGCTTCTCACCCTTATGCAGTGGAGATTTCCGAGAATGCGATCGCCGCTTCTACCCAATTGCAAATTCCTTACTTGCGCTACGAACGTCCGCGCCTGGAGCGGGGCAGAGGGGCAGAGGGGCAGAGGGGCAGAGGGGCAGAGGAGCAGAGGAGCAGAGGGGCAGAGGGGCAGAGGGGCAGAGGAGATTTATCAATCCAAAATCCTAAAATTATTCACTTAGATAGTTTTGCTACTCTTGTGGCTGGGGAATATCTGGAAGGACACCGAGTGCTGTTGACTGTGGGATATAAAGCTTTGCCTCTGTTTCGTCCTTGGCAAGAGCGATCGACTTTATTTGCTAGGGTTTTACCTGCTAGTATTTCGATAGAAGCAGCTATAACGGCTGGGTTTACACCCGATCGATTATGTGCTATGCGTCCCCCCATTTCAGCCGATTTGGAAAAGGCTTTATGGCGTCACTGGCAAATTTCGATGGTAGTAACTAAAGCTTCTGGTGCTAGTGGTGGGGAGGATATTAAGCGAACATTGGCAGATGAATTAGGAGTATCTTTGGTGGTAATTGAGCCGCCAGTGGTTGAGTATCCACAAGTTACTAGCGATTTGTCAGAAGCGATCGAGTTTTGTCTGAAATATAGTTGA
- a CDS encoding mannose-1-phosphate guanyltransferase has translation MRAVLMAGGSGTRLRPLTCDLPKPMVPILNRPIAEHIINLLKRHHITEVIATLHYLPDAIRDYFHDGSDFGVQMTYAVEEDQPLGTAGCVKNIAELLDRTFLVISGDSITDFDLSAAIHFHKRRQSKATIILTRVPNPIEFGVVITDEEDRIRRFLEKPSTSEIFSDTVNTGTYILEPEVLDYLPAGQESDFSKDLFPLLLDKEIPMYGYIAEGYWCDVGHLDAYREAQYDGLYRKVKLDFAYEERSAGARNNQIWIGQNTFIDPTAQIEAPAMIGHNCRIGPRVQIEAGTIIGDNVTIGADANLKRPIIWNGAIIGEEAHLSACTIGRGTRVDRRAHVLEAAVVGSLSTVGEESQIGPGVRVWPSKQIESGATLNINLIWGQTAHRNLFGQRGVSGLANIDITPEFAVKLGAAYGSTLKPGSQVAVSRDQRSISRMVSRSLIAGMMSVGINIQNLEATSIPIARTVIPTISVAGGIHIRIHPDRADHILIEFLDFKGINISKAQEKKIEGAYFKEDLRRAQIDEIGNMAYPSQVMDIYSTSFEKHLNIEALRYSNSKVVIDYVYAVSGAVLPQLLAKFGCDAVVLNASLNQTGVSTTEREALLHQLGHVVEALKATFGVQVSANGEQMILVDEAGMPIRGEMLTALMVDMMLTANPRSAVVVPVHASSAVEQIARRHDGRVIRTKANPSALMEASQSHPNVVLGGSGEMGFIFPQLHPGFDAMFCIAKLIEMLTIQERNLGSIRESIPRVAHKTCSVRCPWTVKGALMRHLVETHPADSLELIDGVKIYNRFNDSWVLILPDAGEPLVHIFANSSDREWVDDTLREYRARVQNFVDREQGVQEFK, from the coding sequence ATGCGGGCAGTGCTGATGGCTGGCGGATCTGGAACTAGGCTAAGACCGCTGACTTGCGATCTCCCAAAACCAATGGTGCCGATCCTGAATCGACCGATCGCAGAACATATTATCAATTTACTCAAACGGCATCACATCACAGAAGTAATTGCCACTCTGCACTACTTACCTGACGCCATTCGCGACTACTTCCACGACGGCAGTGACTTTGGCGTGCAGATGACCTATGCTGTCGAAGAAGACCAGCCCTTGGGTACAGCAGGCTGCGTCAAAAATATTGCCGAACTCTTAGATAGAACCTTTTTAGTTATTAGCGGCGACAGTATCACCGACTTCGACCTTAGCGCCGCCATACATTTTCACAAGCGCCGACAGTCAAAAGCCACTATAATTTTGACCCGCGTTCCCAATCCGATCGAATTTGGCGTCGTCATCACCGATGAAGAAGACCGCATCCGCCGCTTTTTAGAAAAACCCTCCACCAGCGAAATTTTCTCCGATACCGTCAACACCGGCACTTATATCTTGGAACCAGAAGTCCTAGATTATCTGCCAGCAGGACAAGAAAGCGACTTTTCCAAAGACCTTTTTCCCCTACTGCTAGACAAAGAGATCCCGATGTATGGCTACATTGCCGAGGGCTACTGGTGCGATGTCGGCCATCTCGACGCTTATCGCGAAGCCCAATATGATGGCCTCTACCGCAAAGTAAAACTCGACTTTGCCTACGAAGAAAGGTCTGCGGGAGCCAGAAATAACCAAATTTGGATCGGCCAAAATACTTTCATCGACCCCACCGCCCAAATAGAAGCCCCCGCCATGATCGGCCACAACTGCCGCATTGGGCCGCGAGTGCAAATCGAAGCTGGAACCATCATTGGCGACAACGTTACCATTGGCGCTGACGCGAACCTCAAACGCCCAATCATCTGGAATGGAGCCATTATCGGCGAAGAAGCGCATCTAAGCGCCTGCACGATCGGCAGAGGCACCAGAGTAGACCGCCGCGCCCACGTCTTGGAAGCAGCCGTCGTCGGTTCCCTATCCACCGTAGGAGAAGAAAGCCAGATCGGCCCTGGCGTCCGCGTTTGGCCCAGCAAACAAATTGAATCCGGTGCAACCTTAAACATCAACTTAATTTGGGGTCAAACCGCCCACCGTAATTTGTTCGGCCAGCGGGGCGTCTCTGGATTGGCTAACATCGATATCACCCCCGAATTTGCAGTCAAATTAGGAGCAGCTTACGGCTCCACCTTAAAACCCGGTTCCCAAGTCGCCGTCTCCCGCGACCAGCGGAGCATCTCCCGCATGGTTTCCCGTTCCTTAATTGCCGGTATGATGTCAGTCGGAATCAATATTCAGAACCTAGAAGCAACATCAATTCCCATTGCCCGCACAGTTATTCCTACCATCTCAGTTGCGGGTGGCATTCATATACGGATACATCCAGACCGAGCCGATCATATTTTGATTGAATTTTTGGATTTCAAAGGCATCAATATCTCTAAAGCCCAAGAGAAAAAAATTGAGGGAGCTTATTTCAAAGAAGACTTGCGGCGAGCCCAAATTGACGAGATTGGCAATATGGCTTATCCCAGCCAAGTCATGGATATTTACAGCACCAGCTTTGAGAAACATCTCAACATAGAAGCCCTTCGTTATAGCAATTCCAAAGTGGTAATTGACTATGTTTATGCCGTCTCAGGAGCTGTGCTGCCCCAACTATTAGCTAAGTTTGGTTGCGATGCCGTAGTGCTAAATGCCAGCCTCAATCAAACAGGAGTATCTACAACAGAACGAGAAGCTTTGCTGCATCAACTCGGTCATGTTGTGGAAGCGCTCAAAGCTACCTTTGGCGTCCAGGTATCTGCAAACGGAGAACAAATGATTTTGGTAGATGAAGCTGGGATGCCAATTCGAGGCGAAATGTTAACCGCTTTGATGGTGGATATGATGCTTACGGCTAATCCCAGAAGCGCAGTGGTGGTGCCCGTTCATGCGTCCAGCGCTGTTGAACAAATTGCTCGTCGCCACGATGGCAGAGTTATTCGCACCAAAGCTAATCCCAGCGCTTTAATGGAAGCGAGTCAGAGTCATCCTAATGTGGTGCTGGGCGGCTCTGGAGAAATGGGTTTTATTTTCCCGCAATTGCATCCGGGATTTGATGCAATGTTCTGCATTGCCAAACTGATTGAGATGCTAACTATCCAGGAGCGAAATCTCGGCTCCATTCGCGAATCCATACCCCGCGTTGCACACAAAACCTGCTCAGTTCGTTGCCCTTGGACAGTGAAAGGAGCTTTGATGCGCCATTTGGTAGAAACCCATCCAGCTGATAGTTTAGAGTTAATTGATGGCGTAAAGATTTACAATCGATTCAATGACAGTTGGGTCTTAATTTTACCCGATGCCGGAGAACCGTTGGTGCATATTTTCGCCAACAGCAGCGATCGCGAATGGGTGGATGACACTTTGAGGGAATACCGCGCCCGTGTCCAAAACTTTGTTGACCGAGAGCAGGGAGTGCAAGAATTTAAATAG
- a CDS encoding single-stranded DNA-binding protein, translating to MNTFIVMAEVIQDPQLRYTSDEQIPVAEMLVQFPAQREEDPPNTLKVVGWRNLAQEIHERCHKGTQVVIEGRLGMINVERKPEGFKEKRAELTAQRIHYLGDNFQPAVTSQKVVSNASTPARNTANSVASESYRSPVATASVPPVSNSTTNVATISPVDDEEEYQEVMPNVKTTPYQNQPMSANPPDVDDIPF from the coding sequence ATGAATACCTTCATTGTGATGGCAGAAGTGATTCAAGACCCGCAACTGCGCTATACCTCGGATGAGCAAATACCTGTCGCTGAAATGCTCGTGCAGTTTCCAGCCCAACGAGAAGAAGATCCACCCAATACCCTCAAAGTAGTGGGATGGAGGAATCTGGCTCAGGAAATCCACGAACGCTGTCACAAAGGCACACAGGTCGTAATTGAAGGTCGTCTGGGTATGATCAATGTAGAACGCAAACCCGAAGGCTTCAAAGAAAAACGTGCCGAATTGACCGCACAAAGAATTCATTACCTGGGAGATAATTTTCAACCTGCTGTAACCAGCCAAAAAGTTGTCTCCAACGCATCAACTCCTGCTAGAAATACCGCTAATTCTGTAGCTTCTGAGTCTTATCGTTCACCCGTTGCTACAGCAAGCGTTCCGCCGGTTTCTAACAGTACCACCAACGTCGCTACTATTTCGCCAGTAGATGATGAGGAAGAATATCAAGAAGTAATGCCGAATGTGAAGACAACCCCATATCAGAATCAACCAATGTCTGCAAATCCGCCAGATGTGGATGATATTCCCTTTTAA
- a CDS encoding DUF433 domain-containing protein, protein MTTTVDIGTLIVSTPETCGGRPRIAGTRISVEQIAVLSKQGLTPTEIVGEYGFINLAQVHAALTYYHANTEEIETYLAAEKAEYERLEGEYIASQHK, encoded by the coding sequence ATGACTACTACCGTTGACATCGGAACTCTAATTGTTAGTACACCAGAAACCTGCGGCGGGCGTCCCAGAATTGCTGGAACTAGAATTTCTGTCGAGCAAATAGCTGTTTTATCCAAACAAGGACTGACTCCAACAGAAATTGTTGGAGAATATGGCTTTATCAATTTAGCTCAGGTTCATGCAGCATTGACCTATTATCACGCTAATACAGAAGAGATAGAAACATATTTGGCAGCAGAAAAAGCCGAGTATGAACGCTTGGAAGGAGAATACATTGCGAGTCAGCACAAATGA
- a CDS encoding DUF5615 family PIN-like protein, with the protein MSQIRLYLDEDTLRGALVQALQNAGVDLVTTADANNLGQIDSEQLIWATEQQRVIYTFNVGDFCRLHKTYMEEDRVHTGIIIAERQSYAVGEQLRGIQRLISTKSAEEMINQLVFLGAYVRE; encoded by the coding sequence ATGAGTCAAATTCGTTTGTATTTGGATGAAGATACGCTCAGGGGAGCGTTAGTGCAAGCTTTGCAAAATGCTGGTGTAGATTTAGTGACTACCGCAGACGCCAATAATCTCGGACAGATAGATTCGGAACAGTTAATTTGGGCAACCGAGCAACAACGGGTAATTTATACCTTTAATGTGGGAGATTTTTGTCGGTTGCATAAAACCTACATGGAAGAAGATAGAGTTCATACAGGAATTATCATTGCCGAACGACAAAGTTATGCCGTTGGCGAACAGTTGCGAGGAATTCAAAGATTGATTTCTACCAAGTCAGCAGAGGAAATGATAAATCAATTAGTGTTTTTGGGTGCTTATGTTAGAGAGTAA
- a CDS encoding pentapeptide repeat-containing protein: MPQDFSGQNLRGRNFKGQDLTGANFSHADIRGANFTNAILTGANFSYAKAGLQRGWAIALVIFSLFLSASSGLVASVSGLWFAFLFMPATISLYTIVPGLMVIILLGTFFIVPIRQGLTVAAAVLIAALAMTLTAAAATSLAVTLVVAAAGAASVAAAVAALGVGALATAVSGAVAGTRAIIAAGLVALTVAISVAITTSNTTAVAATVAVPLAVLVVGLSAYIGWFALVGNNKFALIRQISLFFANTGGTSFRKSDLTDANFTHSTLKYTEFIRANLTRTNFSASYNLNLARMDGTILAYPQIRDLLVTRNGRNKSYIGANLKGANLIGADLRYVNFKEADISEATFEGANLEWANLTLTQAIGTDFTGAQMTGTCLEAWHIQSNTKLNDIDCRFIYLLEDPKLGTDDRERRPSSGEFKPGEFTKLFYEVLTTVDLIFNKGVDWKAFVLAFQKVKVQFTNDGIELSIQSIENRGDGVVVIRVNLPADANKEKIHSEFTQRYILALEAAEEKYKSEVDYLRELTEKLARTPIVINPNQEAKQE, from the coding sequence ATGCCCCAAGACTTCTCCGGTCAAAATCTCCGAGGACGCAATTTCAAAGGTCAAGACCTTACGGGTGCAAATTTTTCCCACGCAGATATACGAGGGGCTAACTTCACCAATGCTATCCTTACGGGTGCCAACTTTAGCTATGCCAAAGCGGGACTGCAACGCGGCTGGGCAATTGCTCTGGTAATATTTTCATTATTTCTATCAGCATCATCAGGACTTGTTGCTTCAGTTAGTGGTTTATGGTTTGCATTTTTGTTCATGCCTGCAACCATAAGCTTATACACTATCGTTCCCGGTCTAATGGTGATAATTTTGTTAGGAACCTTTTTTATCGTTCCCATCCGACAAGGTTTGACTGTAGCAGCAGCAGTATTGATAGCGGCATTGGCAATGACATTAACAGCGGCAGCAGCAACATCATTAGCAGTTACATTAGTCGTGGCAGCAGCAGGGGCAGCATCAGTGGCAGCAGCAGTAGCAGCATTAGGGGTGGGAGCATTAGCAACAGCAGTGTCCGGGGCAGTGGCAGGAACGAGAGCAATAATAGCAGCAGGGTTAGTGGCACTAACAGTAGCAATTTCAGTAGCAATCACCACATCAAATACAACAGCAGTAGCAGCAACAGTGGCAGTTCCATTGGCAGTTTTAGTGGTTGGACTAAGTGCTTACATTGGCTGGTTCGCTTTAGTTGGTAATAATAAGTTTGCTTTGATTCGCCAAATAAGTCTTTTCTTTGCTAATACGGGTGGTACTAGCTTTCGGAAAAGTGATTTAACTGATGCTAATTTTACTCATTCAACACTCAAATACACAGAGTTCATAAGAGCAAATTTGACTCGCACAAATTTTTCTGCTTCATATAATCTTAACTTAGCTAGAATGGATGGAACCATATTAGCTTACCCACAAATTAGAGATTTACTTGTGACCAGGAATGGCCGCAATAAATCCTATATTGGAGCTAATCTTAAAGGAGCTAACTTAATAGGTGCAGACCTCAGATATGTCAATTTTAAAGAAGCCGATATCAGCGAAGCGACTTTCGAGGGAGCTAATTTAGAATGGGCCAACTTGACTCTCACTCAAGCAATTGGTACTGATTTTACTGGCGCTCAAATGACAGGTACTTGTCTAGAAGCTTGGCATATACAAAGTAACACCAAACTAAATGATATCGATTGTCGATTTATTTATCTTCTAGAAGATCCCAAACTGGGAACAGACGACAGGGAACGTCGCCCCAGCAGTGGTGAATTTAAACCCGGAGAATTTACGAAGCTGTTTTACGAAGTTTTGACGACGGTTGACTTAATTTTTAACAAAGGCGTTGACTGGAAAGCTTTTGTTTTAGCCTTCCAAAAAGTAAAAGTACAATTTACAAATGACGGTATCGAACTCTCTATCCAGAGTATTGAAAATAGAGGTGATGGAGTTGTCGTCATCAGGGTAAATCTTCCTGCCGATGCAAACAAGGAGAAGATCCATAGTGAATTTACTCAAAGGTATATACTGGCGCTCGAAGCCGCCGAAGAAAAATACAAATCAGAAGTAGACTACCTAAGAGAACTAACTGAAAAATTAGCTAGAACTCCAATTGTGATTAATCCCAATCAGGAGGCTAAGCAAGAATGA